A single genomic interval of Flavihumibacter rivuli harbors:
- the rny gene encoding ribonuclease Y: MDSTILALIAAVIGLGVGIVAGKFIFAKNTQQKIQEAELQAQKIVSDAQVQAETMKKEKMLEAKERFVQLKAEHDKEVMERNRKLGDSENRIKQKEVNINQKEASLDKQIKENEAIKENLNRQIELVNIKRTELEKHQEEHIRRLEKIAGLTAEEAKAQLVESLKQEAHTQALGLQQEIIDEAKQKANKEARKIIIQTIQRTAAEQAIENSITVFNLESDEIKGQIIGREGRNIRAIEAATGVDLIVDDTPEAIILSSFDPLRREIARLSLQRLVTDGRIHPARIEEVVEKTRRQIEEQVMEIGERTVIELGIHGLHKELVRIVGKMRFRSSYGQNLLMHSREVANLCGIMAAELGMNPKLAKRAGLLHDIGKVPDEESELSHALLGAKLAEKYGENPAVVNAIGAHHDEMEMQYVISPIVQACDAISGARPGARREIMQQYLQRIKDLENMAMSYQGVEKAYAIQAGRELRVIVEADKVTDNDSDKLSFEIAQKIQTEMTYPGQIKVTVIREKRAVNVAR; the protein is encoded by the coding sequence ATGGACTCGACAATACTTGCCTTAATTGCTGCTGTCATTGGCCTGGGGGTCGGGATAGTAGCCGGAAAGTTCATTTTCGCGAAAAACACCCAACAAAAGATCCAGGAAGCAGAATTACAAGCCCAGAAGATCGTTTCAGATGCCCAGGTGCAGGCTGAAACCATGAAGAAGGAGAAAATGCTGGAAGCCAAGGAGCGCTTTGTGCAACTGAAGGCCGAGCATGACAAGGAGGTGATGGAAAGGAACAGGAAGCTGGGCGACAGTGAGAACCGGATCAAACAGAAGGAGGTGAACATCAACCAGAAAGAAGCCTCCCTGGACAAGCAGATCAAGGAAAATGAAGCCATCAAGGAAAACCTGAACCGCCAGATCGAACTGGTCAACATCAAGCGCACTGAACTGGAAAAGCACCAGGAAGAACATATCCGCAGGCTTGAAAAGATCGCAGGCCTTACGGCTGAGGAAGCGAAAGCCCAATTGGTGGAGAGCCTGAAGCAGGAGGCCCATACACAGGCCCTGGGATTGCAGCAGGAGATCATCGATGAGGCCAAGCAAAAAGCCAATAAGGAAGCCCGCAAGATCATCATCCAAACCATCCAGCGTACAGCGGCTGAACAGGCCATCGAAAACTCCATTACCGTTTTCAACCTGGAAAGCGATGAAATCAAGGGCCAGATCATCGGACGCGAAGGAAGGAATATCCGCGCCATCGAAGCGGCAACCGGTGTTGACCTGATCGTAGACGATACCCCGGAAGCCATCATCCTGTCTTCTTTCGATCCGCTTCGCCGCGAGATCGCCCGCCTGAGCCTTCAGCGCCTGGTAACCGACGGACGTATCCACCCTGCCCGTATTGAAGAGGTAGTGGAAAAGACCCGTCGCCAGATCGAAGAGCAGGTAATGGAAATTGGTGAAAGGACCGTGATCGAATTGGGTATCCATGGCTTACACAAGGAACTGGTAAGGATCGTTGGTAAGATGCGATTCCGTTCTTCCTATGGCCAGAACCTGCTGATGCACAGCCGCGAAGTAGCCAACCTCTGTGGCATCATGGCTGCTGAACTGGGCATGAACCCCAAACTGGCCAAGCGTGCCGGATTGCTCCATGATATTGGCAAGGTTCCCGATGAGGAATCTGAACTGAGCCACGCCCTGCTGGGAGCTAAGCTTGCTGAGAAGTACGGTGAAAACCCTGCAGTAGTGAACGCCATTGGGGCACACCACGATGAAATGGAAATGCAATATGTGATCTCTCCTATCGTACAGGCCTGTGACGCCATTAGCGGTGCCCGCCCAGGTGCAAGAAGGGAGATCATGCAACAATACCTCCAGCGCATCAAGGACCTGGAAAACATGGCCATGAGCTATCAGGGTGTAGAGAAAGCCTACGCTATCCAGGCCGGACGTGAATTGAGGGTAATCGTCGAAGCCGATAAGGTAACCGATAACGACAGCGATAAGCTAAGTTTTGAAATCGCCCAGAAGATCCAGACCGAAATGACCTATCCCGGCCAGATCAAGGTTACCGTGATCAGGGAAAAGAGGGCGGTGAACGTGGCTCGCTAA
- a CDS encoding lytic transglycosylase domain-containing protein: protein MKLFFWLGILFGGLLNTSVAQETTLSTKPSVGTIEEVSSFPAKSDSISPTRNDFVDLYDIELTGSSAVKAPRLNPRAVSFVEDYMDKYSRSLQEMKGWALPYFNMMDGILAQYGLPRELKYLAVIESRLKASSVSWAGAVGPWQFMPQTAIRMGLKVNRKVDERTHYVKSTHAAAKYLKELYNQFGDWLLVIAAYNGGPGAVQRAIAKSGSKNFWDLQYYLPAESRTHVKKFIGTHYIFEGQGGITTLTKAETKAHYGQNLYAFNRQLSSEEDQSARTQQVSGKYNSVVIAKHISMDITEFNRYNPEFDRVMASSTTSYELKLPGDKMELFNANKYQILQESVQLLLNSALSSK from the coding sequence ATGAAATTATTTTTTTGGTTAGGTATCCTTTTCGGGGGATTGCTTAACACCTCCGTAGCCCAGGAAACTACCTTATCTACCAAACCATCGGTTGGAACGATTGAAGAGGTTTCTTCCTTTCCGGCCAAATCAGACAGTATTTCCCCCACCAGGAATGACTTTGTGGACCTGTATGATATTGAACTTACGGGCTCTTCCGCTGTCAAAGCACCAAGATTGAATCCCCGCGCGGTCAGTTTTGTTGAGGACTATATGGACAAATACTCCAGGTCCCTCCAGGAAATGAAGGGCTGGGCCTTGCCTTACTTCAATATGATGGATGGCATTCTTGCCCAATACGGGTTGCCCCGAGAACTAAAATACCTGGCGGTTATTGAATCCCGCCTCAAGGCCAGTTCGGTATCCTGGGCCGGAGCGGTGGGTCCTTGGCAATTCATGCCCCAGACCGCTATCAGGATGGGCCTCAAGGTAAACAGGAAGGTTGACGAAAGAACCCATTATGTGAAGAGCACCCATGCTGCCGCCAAATACCTGAAGGAGCTCTACAACCAGTTTGGCGATTGGCTATTGGTGATCGCCGCCTATAATGGTGGTCCGGGAGCCGTTCAAAGGGCCATTGCCAAAAGTGGCAGCAAGAACTTCTGGGACCTGCAATATTACCTTCCGGCGGAATCAAGGACACACGTGAAGAAGTTCATAGGTACCCATTACATATTTGAGGGACAAGGAGGTATTACTACCCTGACCAAGGCGGAAACCAAGGCCCATTATGGCCAGAACCTTTATGCATTCAATCGACAGTTGTCTTCTGAGGAAGATCAGTCAGCCCGCACCCAACAAGTATCCGGAAAATACAATTCTGTAGTGATCGCCAAGCATATCAGCATGGATATTACTGAATTCAACCGCTATAATCCTGAATTTGACAGGGTGATGGCCAGTTCAACCACCAGTTATGAACTGAAGCTTCCGGGCGATAAAATGGAACTGTTTAACGCCAACAAATACCAGATCCTGCAGGAATCTGTACAGCTCCTGCTGAACAGTGCATTGTCCTCGAAATAA
- a CDS encoding TlpA disulfide reductase family protein: MRVVPTILALSLPFASIAQSGSFQIKGKLDQVKPSPGKVYLQYRANGAWVKDSALVQGDSYLFKGKLDEPRMVTLQTEEVQGNKPYSVTFYMEPVKASVLHRDSFPDPVIKAGKGQEDYQNIQQTLQPFEARQKLLVEQYTAARKAGDMVTMEAIDKQYEALEEEMKEKVYRPFLKEKINSPLAFFVLRQYAGYDIKNPDEIEGLFRKLPARVQRYPSAAEFATQVETVRKTAIGQPALDFTQADTAGNPVSLSSFRGKYVLIDFWASWCGPCRAENPNVVKAFQAYKEKGFTVLGVSLDRANARDKWLKAIKDDKLMWTQVSDLQFWQNAVAKLYGINAIPQNFLVDPNGRIIGKNLRGEELQRKLQELFAGGN; encoded by the coding sequence ATGAGAGTAGTTCCAACAATTCTTGCCTTATCCCTTCCTTTTGCCAGCATTGCACAATCCGGCTCCTTCCAGATCAAGGGGAAGCTGGATCAAGTAAAACCCAGTCCTGGCAAGGTTTACCTGCAGTATCGGGCCAATGGCGCCTGGGTAAAGGACAGTGCCCTGGTGCAGGGCGATAGTTACCTGTTCAAGGGTAAACTGGATGAACCCAGGATGGTGACCCTTCAGACAGAAGAAGTGCAGGGTAATAAGCCTTATAGCGTTACTTTTTATATGGAGCCTGTTAAGGCCAGTGTGCTGCATCGCGACAGTTTCCCCGATCCCGTCATCAAGGCAGGAAAGGGGCAGGAGGATTACCAGAACATTCAGCAAACCCTGCAGCCTTTTGAGGCCAGGCAGAAGCTGTTGGTGGAGCAGTATACTGCCGCCAGGAAAGCAGGAGATATGGTCACTATGGAAGCCATTGACAAGCAGTATGAAGCACTGGAAGAAGAGATGAAAGAAAAAGTATACCGGCCATTCCTGAAGGAGAAAATAAACTCGCCGCTCGCATTTTTTGTACTGCGTCAGTATGCCGGCTACGATATTAAGAACCCGGATGAAATTGAAGGCCTATTCAGGAAACTCCCTGCCAGGGTGCAGCGCTACCCGTCTGCAGCGGAATTCGCTACACAGGTGGAAACGGTAAGGAAAACGGCCATTGGCCAACCGGCCCTGGATTTTACCCAGGCTGATACAGCAGGTAACCCCGTTAGTCTTTCTTCTTTCAGGGGCAAGTATGTATTGATCGATTTCTGGGCTTCCTGGTGTGGTCCTTGCCGTGCAGAGAACCCCAATGTAGTGAAAGCATTCCAGGCCTATAAGGAAAAGGGTTTTACCGTTTTGGGTGTGTCCCTGGACCGTGCAAATGCCAGGGATAAATGGCTGAAGGCCATAAAGGATGACAAACTGATGTGGACACAGGTATCGGACCTCCAGTTCTGGCAAAATGCAGTGGCCAAACTGTATGGGATTAATGCCATCCCGCAGAACTTCCTGGTTGATCCCAATGGAAGGATCATTGGCAAGAACCTGCGCGGGGAGGAACTGCAAAGGAAATTGCAGGAGCTGTTTGCAGGGGGTAATTAA
- the rplS gene encoding 50S ribosomal protein L19, which translates to MNAVAFVHEQLTQKKDFPKFKAGDNITVNYKIVEGNKERIQSFKGDVIKRQGQGSTQTFTVRKISDGVGVERTFPLFSPNIDSIQLHKTGKVRRAKLYFLRERSGKSARIKEKKMAVAAAQ; encoded by the coding sequence ATGAACGCAGTAGCATTTGTTCACGAGCAGTTAACGCAGAAGAAAGACTTCCCGAAGTTTAAGGCTGGTGACAACATCACCGTTAACTATAAGATCGTTGAAGGTAACAAGGAGCGTATCCAGAGCTTCAAGGGCGATGTGATCAAGCGTCAGGGTCAGGGTAGCACCCAAACCTTCACTGTACGCAAGATCTCTGATGGTGTAGGTGTTGAGAGGACTTTCCCTCTTTTCTCCCCCAATATTGATTCTATCCAGCTGCACAAGACTGGTAAGGTGCGCCGTGCCAAGCTTTACTTCCTGCGTGAGCGCAGTGGTAAGAGTGCCCGTATCAAGGAGAAGAAGATGGCCGTTGCTGCTGCTCAATAA
- a CDS encoding anthranilate synthase component I family protein: MDNNGYDGSHHSYECLIAAGAWRQLKLPSGKAFDLLNAFSRQQRDWLFGHFGYELRTETEQLERKLPDPIGFPDLHFFVPEHLLLVGNDQVLISSHSTDPRQLFQQVLSMPATAREPRVPAQLMPRLTKMEYLERVNAIKAHIHRGDCYEVNFCQEFYAGDVKLDAAAVFQELCEVSPNPFAVYYKTDDRYLLCASPERYLRIQDGVIWSQPIKGTAPRDSQDPVHDQQLARSLQESVKERSENVMVVDLVRNDLSRICKEGTVTVEELFGVYSYPQVHQMISTVKGELSEGQNWVDAVRATFPMGSMTGAPKKKVMEIIEHYETTGRGIFSGAVGYVDPRGNADFNVVIRSLMYNSLNGYLSYQVGSGITWYADPEKEYEECLLKAAAIKKVLAH, translated from the coding sequence ATGGATAACAATGGTTATGATGGCAGTCACCACAGCTATGAGTGCCTAATAGCTGCAGGGGCATGGCGCCAATTAAAATTGCCATCAGGAAAAGCATTTGATTTGCTCAATGCCTTTTCCAGGCAACAGCGGGATTGGTTGTTCGGTCATTTTGGCTATGAACTTCGTACCGAAACTGAACAGCTGGAAAGAAAGCTGCCTGATCCAATCGGGTTTCCGGATCTCCATTTCTTTGTCCCGGAGCACCTGCTTCTGGTGGGTAATGACCAGGTATTGATCAGTAGCCACTCCACAGACCCTCGACAATTGTTCCAGCAGGTCCTTTCCATGCCAGCAACCGCAAGGGAGCCAAGGGTGCCGGCCCAGCTTATGCCCCGCCTTACCAAAATGGAATACCTGGAAAGGGTAAACGCCATTAAAGCGCATATCCATAGGGGTGACTGTTATGAAGTGAATTTTTGCCAGGAATTCTATGCAGGGGACGTGAAACTGGATGCCGCAGCGGTATTCCAGGAGCTTTGTGAAGTATCCCCTAACCCGTTTGCGGTCTATTACAAAACGGATGATCGATACCTGCTCTGTGCAAGCCCGGAACGCTACCTGCGCATCCAGGATGGGGTGATCTGGTCCCAACCGATAAAGGGTACGGCGCCCAGGGACAGTCAGGATCCTGTTCATGACCAGCAGCTGGCCAGGTCTTTACAGGAAAGTGTCAAGGAAAGGTCCGAGAATGTGATGGTGGTTGACCTGGTGAGGAATGACCTGTCCAGGATCTGTAAGGAAGGAACTGTTACTGTGGAGGAGCTTTTCGGTGTTTATTCCTACCCTCAGGTACACCAGATGATCTCTACCGTCAAGGGCGAATTGAGTGAGGGTCAGAACTGGGTCGATGCGGTGAGGGCTACTTTTCCTATGGGCTCTATGACGGGTGCTCCTAAGAAAAAGGTAATGGAGATCATCGAGCACTATGAAACCACCGGCAGGGGTATTTTCTCAGGTGCAGTCGGTTATGTTGACCCAAGGGGAAATGCCGATTTCAATGTGGTGATCCGCAGCCTCATGTACAACTCCCTCAATGGCTACCTTTCCTACCAGGTGGGATCCGGGATTACCTGGTATGCGGACCCGGAAAAGGAATATGAAGAATGCCTGTTGAAGGCTGCAGCCATAAAAAAAGTGCTGGCGCATTAA
- a CDS encoding cell division protein ZapA — protein sequence MTDSLIPINIVIGDRNYRIKIRPQDEEAVRNTMKMINDKIIEFKTQFSAKDMQDYVAMVLVWYATERSHQTQSHLDQAAIADKLSQLENIIDKELGQ from the coding sequence ATGACAGATAGCCTGATACCCATAAATATCGTTATTGGCGACCGCAACTACCGCATCAAGATCCGCCCGCAGGATGAGGAGGCAGTAAGGAATACCATGAAAATGATCAATGACAAGATCATTGAGTTCAAGACGCAATTCTCCGCCAAGGATATGCAGGATTATGTGGCAATGGTGCTGGTGTGGTACGCAACAGAGAGAAGCCACCAAACCCAATCCCATCTTGACCAGGCTGCTATCGCCGATAAATTATCGCAACTGGAAAATATCATTGACAAAGAACTGGGTCAATAA
- a CDS encoding RagB/SusD family nutrient uptake outer membrane protein — translation MKKQLLILAVAAFSGMALPSCKKEIGNLNNPTVEDFLNNASKAQLNNLVTGIESGMRNNLPMYLDVVGVIGREMYRFSGSEPRYTSDLVGAGEAQLDNNTFYLTNPWASRYRVVKNCNLLIEAAENSTLLTDAERNGYIGFAKTFLAYQLLLNLNMTYNNGIRIDVADPENLGPVVASVPECLSAISTLLEEGKTALTGSSNTFILTSGFETVGGPDGVVKVNRAIAARVAVYRQQWQAALTALNESFFNLDGNFNTGAYSVFTTGSGDQLNGAYFPQNQNGEVRVAHPSYDTDIEANDDRIGKATLRTAPASQSGLEGDRDVWVYTSAVSPIPLIRNEELILIYAEAQAQLGGAGLGEATKALNKIRNAHGLGNLPGNLTQAQLITEMLKQRRYSLFFEGHRWVDMRRYNRLAELPKDRPTDDVWVQFPLPLTEQ, via the coding sequence ATGAAAAAACAACTCTTAATATTAGCAGTTGCCGCTTTTTCAGGTATGGCCTTGCCTTCCTGTAAAAAAGAGATCGGCAACCTTAATAATCCCACTGTTGAGGATTTCCTGAATAATGCCTCAAAAGCCCAGCTCAATAACCTGGTGACAGGTATCGAATCCGGAATGCGTAATAACCTTCCCATGTACCTCGATGTAGTTGGGGTGATAGGCAGGGAGATGTACCGCTTCTCCGGTTCAGAACCCCGTTATACTTCTGACCTGGTAGGAGCAGGGGAGGCCCAGCTCGATAACAATACTTTCTACCTGACCAACCCCTGGGCATCGCGCTATAGGGTGGTGAAGAACTGTAACCTGCTGATCGAGGCAGCCGAAAATTCAACACTGCTGACCGATGCTGAGCGCAATGGTTACATAGGATTCGCCAAGACCTTCCTGGCCTATCAGTTATTGCTCAACCTGAACATGACCTATAATAATGGGATCAGGATCGACGTGGCAGACCCGGAGAACCTGGGCCCTGTGGTGGCGAGTGTGCCTGAATGTTTATCGGCGATTTCCACCTTACTGGAAGAAGGAAAGACAGCGCTAACCGGTTCCTCTAATACCTTTATCCTAACCTCCGGGTTTGAGACAGTTGGCGGGCCTGATGGTGTTGTGAAAGTGAATCGTGCCATTGCCGCCAGGGTAGCCGTTTACCGCCAGCAATGGCAGGCAGCCCTCACTGCATTGAATGAATCTTTCTTTAACCTGGATGGCAATTTTAACACAGGTGCTTACAGTGTATTCACGACAGGTTCCGGTGACCAGTTGAATGGTGCCTACTTCCCCCAGAACCAAAATGGCGAGGTAAGAGTGGCTCATCCTTCCTATGATACGGATATCGAAGCCAATGATGACAGGATTGGCAAGGCAACCTTGCGTACTGCCCCAGCTAGCCAGTCCGGACTGGAAGGGGACAGGGATGTTTGGGTGTATACTTCAGCCGTATCGCCTATTCCCCTTATCAGGAACGAAGAACTTATCCTGATCTATGCGGAGGCACAGGCCCAATTGGGCGGAGCCGGACTGGGTGAAGCTACCAAGGCCTTGAATAAGATCAGGAATGCCCACGGTTTAGGTAACCTTCCCGGCAACCTTACCCAGGCCCAATTGATCACCGAAATGTTGAAGCAGCGCAGGTATTCCCTGTTTTTTGAGGGGCACCGCTGGGTAGATATGCGTCGTTACAACAGGCTGGCAGAATTGCCCAAGGACCGCCCGACAGATGATGTTTGGGTGCAATTCCCACTACCGCTGACCGAACAATAG
- the gatA gene encoding Asp-tRNA(Asn)/Glu-tRNA(Gln) amidotransferase subunit GatA, whose protein sequence is MFSFESIAQYHNELKKGSTTCSAVVEFYLLEIESKRHLNAFVEVYRQEAVERAAELDARRKDGSPLEPLHGVVVGIKDVLCYKGHKVTASSRMLANYTASYNATAITKLLEAGAIIIGSLNCDEFAMGSSNENSYYGPTLNAHDNTRVPGGSSGGSAVAVQANLCMVSLGSDTGGSVRQPADFCGIMGLKPSYGRVSRYGLIAYASSFDQIGIFGKNIPDISRTLSVIAGPDQYDSTVSQLPVPDYASGLQNGPNKWKFAYFRDAVEHPSLDPVIKESLLNYFDRLRSAGHTVDALEFPLLEYIVPTYYILTTAEASSNLGRFDGVRYGHRTELETGDLTDFYARNRSEGFGREVKRRIMLGSFVLSAGYYDAYFTKAQQVRRQLYDQTQLIFKDYDVILSPTAPTTAFSFGEKSDDPVAMYLGDIYTVFANLAGIPGISLPLFWHNNGMPFGLQAMTNQFQELSLLQVSELLVQHAH, encoded by the coding sequence TTGTTCTCCTTCGAATCAATAGCACAGTACCATAACGAATTGAAAAAAGGCTCCACTACCTGTTCTGCAGTAGTGGAGTTTTATTTGCTAGAGATTGAGTCTAAGCGCCATCTCAATGCCTTTGTGGAGGTATACAGGCAGGAAGCCGTAGAACGTGCTGCTGAACTGGATGCCCGCAGGAAGGATGGTTCCCCGTTGGAACCCCTTCATGGCGTTGTGGTTGGCATAAAGGACGTATTGTGTTATAAAGGACACAAGGTAACCGCTTCATCCAGGATGTTGGCCAATTATACCGCTTCGTATAATGCAACAGCCATTACCAAACTCCTGGAGGCAGGCGCCATCATTATCGGCAGTCTCAATTGCGATGAATTTGCCATGGGGTCCTCTAATGAGAACTCTTACTATGGCCCTACCCTGAATGCCCACGACAATACCAGGGTACCCGGTGGCTCTTCCGGAGGTTCTGCCGTTGCTGTCCAGGCCAACCTTTGCATGGTCAGCCTTGGAAGCGATACAGGCGGCTCTGTTAGGCAGCCGGCCGATTTCTGCGGGATCATGGGACTTAAACCATCCTATGGCCGCGTATCCCGTTATGGCCTCATCGCCTATGCTTCCTCCTTTGACCAGATAGGTATTTTCGGGAAGAACATCCCGGATATTTCCCGGACACTCTCTGTTATTGCGGGCCCTGACCAATATGACAGCACTGTTTCCCAGCTTCCTGTCCCGGATTATGCATCAGGACTGCAAAATGGACCTAATAAATGGAAGTTTGCCTATTTCAGGGACGCAGTAGAGCACCCCTCCCTGGATCCAGTGATCAAGGAATCCCTCCTGAACTATTTTGACCGTCTGCGCAGCGCAGGACACACCGTAGACGCCCTTGAATTCCCCTTATTGGAATACATCGTCCCCACCTATTATATCCTCACCACGGCCGAAGCCTCCTCCAACCTGGGAAGGTTCGACGGGGTCCGATATGGGCACCGGACTGAATTGGAAACGGGCGATTTAACAGACTTTTATGCCAGGAACCGTTCTGAAGGCTTTGGCAGGGAAGTGAAGCGCAGGATCATGTTGGGCAGTTTTGTCCTGAGCGCAGGCTATTATGATGCTTATTTTACCAAGGCCCAGCAGGTAAGGCGACAGCTTTACGATCAAACCCAATTGATTTTCAAGGATTACGATGTGATCCTTTCCCCCACAGCTCCCACCACTGCCTTTTCCTTCGGCGAAAAATCTGACGACCCGGTGGCCATGTACCTGGGTGATATTTATACGGTTTTTGCCAATCTGGCAGGCATTCCCGGTATCTCCCTACCTCTTTTTTGGCACAATAATGGCATGCCTTTTGGCTTGCAGGCTATGACAAACCAATTCCAGGAGTTATCTTTGCTCCAGGTTTCAGAGTTGCTGGTGCAGCACGCCCATTGA
- a CDS encoding Sec-independent protein translocase subunit TatA/TatB translates to MLVASPFLLISMPGGSEWILIILVVLLLFGGRKIPELMRGLGRGIREFNDAKNNVKQEIEEGIKEKDKSSAAQ, encoded by the coding sequence ATGTTAGTAGCTAGTCCGTTTTTGTTGATATCAATGCCTGGTGGCAGCGAATGGATTCTTATCATCCTGGTGGTGCTGCTGTTATTTGGTGGCAGAAAAATTCCTGAACTGATGCGCGGCCTGGGTCGTGGTATCCGTGAATTCAATGACGCCAAGAACAACGTGAAGCAGGAGATCGAGGAAGGGATCAAGGAAAAGGACAAGAGTTCTGCAGCGCAGTAA
- a CDS encoding adenylosuccinate synthase, translated as MVDAILGLQWGDEGKGKIVDYFAPQYDIIARFQGGPNAGHTLYVNGKKVVLHQIPSGVFHENTINLIGNGVVLDPVTLKRECDTVAGFGVDVKKNLFISHRTHLILPGHRALDKASEIQKGNDKIGSTLKGIGPAYMDKTGRNGLRVGDLLDKSFTTSYIKLRLKHQRLLDNFNFQEDISAWEEEFFEAIDFLRSLNIVNGEYFINEQISAGKKVLAEGAQGSMLDIDFGTFPFVTSSNTTTSGVCNGLGVAPQKIREVMGVTKAYCTRVGSGPFPTELHDETGEELRKLGNEFGATTGRPRRCGWIDLVALKYACMINGVTKVIMTKADVLDNFKNLDVCTGYEVDGRASSYVPFQMTRHNIAPVLQSFEGWNMDTTGVKTYEALPVKMKEYVNFINQFIGVNVSHISNGPGRDQIVAVP; from the coding sequence ATGGTAGATGCTATTCTAGGCCTCCAATGGGGCGACGAAGGAAAGGGCAAGATCGTTGATTATTTTGCCCCCCAATATGATATTATCGCGCGTTTCCAGGGCGGCCCCAATGCTGGTCACACCCTTTACGTGAACGGGAAAAAAGTGGTGCTGCACCAGATCCCGTCCGGCGTTTTCCATGAGAATACCATCAACCTGATAGGGAACGGTGTGGTATTGGATCCCGTAACACTAAAGCGCGAGTGCGATACAGTGGCCGGCTTCGGAGTTGACGTAAAAAAGAACCTGTTCATTTCCCATAGGACCCACCTGATCCTGCCCGGCCACAGGGCCCTGGATAAGGCATCGGAGATCCAGAAAGGAAATGATAAGATCGGATCCACCCTGAAAGGTATTGGCCCCGCCTATATGGATAAGACCGGTAGGAATGGTCTCAGGGTCGGTGACCTGCTGGACAAAAGCTTTACTACTTCCTATATCAAATTGCGCCTCAAGCATCAACGCTTGCTGGATAATTTTAATTTCCAGGAAGATATCAGCGCCTGGGAAGAAGAGTTCTTTGAGGCCATTGATTTCCTCCGTAGCCTGAATATTGTGAATGGTGAATACTTCATCAATGAGCAGATTTCAGCTGGAAAGAAAGTACTGGCTGAAGGCGCCCAGGGAAGCATGCTGGATATAGATTTTGGCACATTCCCCTTCGTTACTTCTTCCAATACTACCACTTCTGGCGTATGCAATGGCTTGGGTGTTGCTCCCCAAAAGATCCGCGAGGTAATGGGCGTGACAAAAGCCTATTGCACCCGTGTAGGAAGCGGACCTTTCCCAACGGAATTGCATGATGAAACAGGGGAGGAATTACGTAAATTGGGTAATGAGTTTGGCGCAACAACCGGCCGTCCTCGCCGCTGCGGCTGGATCGACCTGGTTGCCCTGAAATATGCCTGCATGATCAATGGTGTTACCAAGGTGATCATGACCAAGGCGGATGTGCTGGATAACTTCAAGAACCTTGATGTTTGCACAGGGTATGAAGTAGATGGCAGGGCTTCTTCTTACGTGCCCTTCCAGATGACAAGGCACAATATTGCACCGGTACTGCAATCATTCGAAGGTTGGAACATGGATACTACCGGGGTGAAAACGTACGAAGCTTTGCCAGTGAAAATGAAGGAATATGTAAACTTTATCAACCAATTCATCGGTGTGAACGTTTCGCATATTTCCAATGGCCCAGGTCGTGACCAAATTGTGGCTGTTCCATAA